In Brevinematales bacterium, the following are encoded in one genomic region:
- the galT gene encoding galactose-1-phosphate uridylyltransferase, protein MPQLRQNIILKEWVVIATERAKRPDQLREEKVPDCDRLPEHDDKCPFCDNPGGHKEQEFLRIPETGPWRVRVVANRYPALEPPTDNIHVYTEGFFRWMDGVGHHEVIIESPKHNETIANMEIGDVELIIETYRKRYLALKKNDYLETIIPFRNHGVRAGASIPHPHSQIIAVPVIPRDVMTRMNESIRYHEEHRGCVFCKALNNELEVGERIVLETPDFVSFIPYAAASPFHTWVFPKRHSSDFGDITDEDINDLAYVLRGTLRKIHIGLNDPDYNFIIRSAPRGYSNSEFFHWYITIVPRLTRTAGFELGTGMFINPSIPENDAEYLRSIKI, encoded by the coding sequence ATGCCCCAGCTAAGGCAGAACATTATCCTCAAGGAATGGGTGGTGATCGCCACCGAGCGCGCGAAACGTCCCGACCAGCTCCGCGAGGAAAAAGTTCCCGACTGCGACCGCCTGCCCGAGCATGACGACAAGTGCCCGTTCTGCGACAATCCCGGGGGTCATAAGGAGCAGGAGTTCCTGCGCATACCCGAGACCGGGCCGTGGCGCGTCCGGGTGGTCGCGAACCGTTACCCCGCCCTCGAACCCCCCACCGATAACATCCATGTTTATACCGAGGGGTTTTTCCGGTGGATGGACGGGGTCGGGCATCACGAGGTGATTATCGAATCGCCGAAGCATAACGAGACGATCGCGAATATGGAGATCGGGGACGTCGAACTGATTATCGAAACTTACCGGAAGCGGTACCTCGCGCTGAAAAAGAACGATTACCTCGAGACGATTATCCCGTTCAGGAACCACGGCGTCCGTGCGGGGGCGTCGATACCCCATCCGCATTCGCAGATTATCGCGGTGCCGGTTATCCCGCGCGACGTGATGACGCGGATGAACGAGAGCATCCGTTACCACGAGGAGCACCGGGGATGCGTGTTCTGCAAGGCGCTCAATAACGAGCTGGAGGTGGGCGAGCGCATCGTGCTGGAGACCCCCGACTTCGTGTCGTTTATCCCCTATGCCGCCGCATCGCCGTTCCATACATGGGTGTTCCCGAAACGGCATAGTTCCGACTTCGGGGATATTACCGACGAGGATATCAATGACTTGGCGTATGTCCTGCGCGGCACGCTGCGGAAAATCCATATCGGCCTCAACGACCCCGACTATAATTTCATTATCCGTTCCGCGCCGCGCGGCTACAGTAACTCGGAGTTCTTCCATTGGTATATCACCATCGTCCCGCGCCTGACGCGCACCGCGGGGTTCGAGCTCGGCACCGGGATGTTCATCAACCCGTCGATACCGGAGAACGACGCGGAGTACCTTCGGAGCATCAAGATATAA